CAAGTCGGTTACAGGCGAAGACGTTATTGAAGCGGTCCCTGGATTTGGCTACCGTTTAATCGTGTAAAAGAAGTTCATGATTTTTGTTACAGGATTGTTACACGTTTGTCACACGATTGTTACACCACTGTACTATACTGATACTGACATCCCCCACGGATGATTTTTTTCGCAACGCCCACCGGAAATCGCAAGTATGCGGTTTTGCGTTGGGGGGTAGGATTTAGTAAAGAAACGCCCAAATGATTGGGCGTTTCTTCGTTTTCGTCGCTTATTGAGTTTTAGGCGATGCCGTGATTGTAATAGGCACTCGGAATGGCTGTGGGTCTGCCAATTTTACGGTTGGCGGCACCTCAACAGTCGCTTCCCGTTCGTATTTGCCAGGTGCCAAACCGGTTACGTCGATCGTGATTCGGATGTCTGCCGGATTGACTTTGATCAGGGAAACCCCGTATCCCTCTAACGTCACCGATAGACCGCCAGTCGGCAACACAATCTGCTCTCCATTCGCCAAGCCTTTCACAGTTGGCTGCAGATTGCTGAATGTTTTCCGTTGCACAGCAGGCTGATAGACGAGGTCAACCGTTTTCGGTTGAAGCGTCAAATTAACCGGCTTTCCTTGAGCGTTCACTGCGTATACGATTACTGTTTGTTCCGAGCCAGGCGCGTCCAGAATCTTGTTGGGAACCCGTGCCTGTATCTTTTGTACCTGATCCAGTAACGATGCCGGGCCAAATACTGTGATATCCAACGGATTTGTACGAATATCGCGTAAGACGGCAGGATCCACTCCATCAATCACCAATTGCACAGGGAACGTCCTTGTCAAGTTCGGTTCCAACCGGATCGACACGGTCTTGGCTTCTGCTGTCACATCGGAGGGAAGCCCTTCAATACGGAGAGGAACTTCATGTACGCCTTCCCCCATCCCTCGCGCGTCTACCACGAATTTAATCTTATTGACCTGCATCTTGGCCTGCCAAACCGCCAATCGCTCCCCCTGAATATTGACGGTCACTTCCGGCGGGTTGCCGACCAACGACACGCGATTCGAATCAACCAGTACGTCTGCCGTACCGGAAATGCTTTCCGTCACTCGGTCAATAATCGTGGTCTGCCCCGGTCCTTCCGAGCCCGCGCGTACAACAAGCCACAGTATCACGGCTAATATGAACGCGATCACACGAACCAGATTGTTGTTGCGCAACAATGAATCCATTACTGTTCCCCCGTTTTTCGTCCAAAAAGCGAAAACGCGTTTGCTTTTTCAGGCATCAGATAACTGGTCAGCAGCTGACGCAATGTCTGTTCGTCAATATTTTGCGTAATGGTTCCGTTCAGTGTCAACGATATGTATCCTCGTTCTTCCGATACCACCACTCCAACCGCATCCGAATTTTCCGTGATGCCAAGGGCAGCCCGGTGTCTCGTGCCTAACTCCTGGGACAAATCCGGATTATCGGAAAGCGGCAAAAACGTATTGGCTGTGACAATCTGATTTTCACGAATGACAACCGCTCCATCATGCAGCGGAGTGTTCGGAATGAAAATATTAATCAAAAGTTCTGATGTCACGACCGCGCCAATCGGAACCCCCGTCTCCATAATGTCACTGATGCCCGTTTCCCGTTCAATGATCAGCAGCGCTCCGATTTTGTTTTTCGATAAAACGGACGCCGCTTTTGAAATCTCATGAATGGTTTTTCGAATATCCTCCTCATTGTCCTGCACTTTGTTGAGCGTAAACGCCCTTGCAAAAAAACGGCCTCGGCCCAACTGCTCCAACGCGCGCCTGAGTTCCGGCTGAAACACGACAGGAATCGCGAACAAGCCGATTGTAATGATCTTGTCCAGAATCCAATTCAAAGCACGGAGATTCAAGTAGCTCGAAATCCCCGTCATAACCAGAATCACTATGATTCCTTTCAACAGCTGCACTGCCCTGGTTCCCCGAATAAGCAGGATGAGGCGGTACAACAGATACGCCACGATTACTATGTCAAGCGCATCGGTAATCCGAAACTGGCCGACTACGTTCCAAAATGTCTGCAACCTTGCCACCTACTGTTCGATTCGCATAAATCGTTTTTTCTATAGTTCCCTGCCTCTTCCATATGATTCGATAATATCTCTTCTTTTCCTTCCCATACAACGATTTCCCGTAAAAGAAACAGCCAGGACTGTATGGTCCTCGCTGCCAAAATGAATCGCCGGTCCAATTCCCCATTGTCACATATCATTCTCTGCCCGCCAGTTGTTTTTCGCGCAATCCTTCACTGAGGATTTTGGCCACCTCCGGTCGGGTAAATTCCCTCGGAAGCGTCTCGCCCTTGCGAAGTTTTTCGCGCACTTTTGTACCTGATAGGGTCAGCCGTTTGCTCTCATCGTGCGGACAGGTTTTCGCGGAAGCCATATTGCCGCATGCGGCGCAATAAAAACTATGTTCAAAAAAGAGAGGTTGAATGCCTAACTCATCTGCTGAAAACTCGCGAAAAATGAGCTGTGCGTCAT
The sequence above is a segment of the Effusibacillus dendaii genome. Coding sequences within it:
- the cdaA gene encoding diadenylate cyclase CdaA, translated to MQTFWNVVGQFRITDALDIVIVAYLLYRLILLIRGTRAVQLLKGIIVILVMTGISSYLNLRALNWILDKIITIGLFAIPVVFQPELRRALEQLGRGRFFARAFTLNKVQDNEEDIRKTIHEISKAASVLSKNKIGALLIIERETGISDIMETGVPIGAVVTSELLINIFIPNTPLHDGAVVIRENQIVTANTFLPLSDNPDLSQELGTRHRAALGITENSDAVGVVVSEERGYISLTLNGTITQNIDEQTLRQLLTSYLMPEKANAFSLFGRKTGEQ
- a CDS encoding CdaR family protein translates to MDSLLRNNNLVRVIAFILAVILWLVVRAGSEGPGQTTIIDRVTESISGTADVLVDSNRVSLVGNPPEVTVNIQGERLAVWQAKMQVNKIKFVVDARGMGEGVHEVPLRIEGLPSDVTAEAKTVSIRLEPNLTRTFPVQLVIDGVDPAVLRDIRTNPLDITVFGPASLLDQVQKIQARVPNKILDAPGSEQTVIVYAVNAQGKPVNLTLQPKTVDLVYQPAVQRKTFSNLQPTVKGLANGEQIVLPTGGLSVTLEGYGVSLIKVNPADIRITIDVTGLAPGKYEREATVEVPPTVKLADPQPFRVPITITASPKTQ